One Canis lupus dingo isolate Sandy chromosome 29, ASM325472v2, whole genome shotgun sequence genomic region harbors:
- the LYPLA1 gene encoding acyl-protein thioesterase 1 isoform X5 — MPITLNMNMAMPSWFDIFGLSPDSQEDEPGIKQAAENVKALIEQEVKNGIPSNRIVLGGFSQGGALSLYTALTTQQKLAGVTALSCWLPLRTSFPQGPISGVNRDISILQCHGDCDFLVPLTFASLTAEKLKTLVNPANVTFKTYEGMMHGSCQQEMMDIKHFIDRLLPPVD, encoded by the exons GTTTGATATTTTTGGGCTTTCACCAGATTCACAGGAGGATGAACCTGGAATTAAACAGGCAGCAGAAAATG tAAAAGCTTTGATAGAGCAAGAGGTGAAGAATGGCATCCCTTCTAACAGAATTGTTTTGGGAGGATTTTCTCAG GGAGGAGCTTTATCTTTATACACTGCTCTTACCACACAGCAGAAACTGGCTGGTGTCACTGCACTAAGTTGCTGGCTTCCACTACGGACTTCATTTCCACAG gGTCCTATCAGTGGTGTTAACAGAGATATTTCTATTCTTCAGTGCCATGGAGATTGCGATTTTTTAGTTCCCCTAACATTTGCTTCTCTTACTGCCGAAAAGCTAAAAACATTAGTAAATCCAGCCAATGTAACCTTCAAAACCTATGAAGGCATGATGCACGGTTCATGTCAACAG GAAATGATGGATATCAAGCATTTCATTGATAGACTTTTACCTCCAGTTGATTGA